A genomic window from Candidatus Bathyarchaeota archaeon includes:
- a CDS encoding DUF4443 domain-containing protein: MDNGRWLKETLLLHALSRFGPLGRKTIARILKLPEGVTRGMVDRLRREGYLQIGRLGAELTSKGVEELCRRLAWMRLRALKRFPGERLGVGPIAVAAHVECMADKVTLGLEERDQAVRAGALGAVTITYKDGIYSIPGVYRDLKMEAYDVYKTISGMFELNDGDCILVVFGEDYWTTVEAIFTIASRAWETA, from the coding sequence TTGGATAACGGGAGATGGCTGAAGGAAACCCTTCTTTTACACGCGTTAAGCCGGTTCGGACCCTTGGGTAGGAAAACCATAGCTAGGATTTTAAAGCTCCCTGAGGGTGTCACGAGAGGTATGGTCGATAGGTTGAGGCGTGAAGGGTATCTTCAAATCGGTCGACTCGGAGCCGAGTTAACGTCCAAGGGTGTGGAGGAACTCTGCAGAAGACTTGCTTGGATGAGGCTTAGGGCCTTAAAGAGGTTCCCGGGTGAGAGGCTCGGGGTCGGACCTATAGCCGTAGCCGCTCACGTGGAGTGTATGGCCGATAAGGTGACTTTAGGCTTGGAGGAGAGGGATCAGGCCGTCAGGGCAGGTGCCTTGGGGGCGGTTACGATCACGTATAAAGACGGAATATACTCCATACCCGGAGTCTACAGGGACCTTAAGATGGAGGCGTATGACGTATACAAGACCATCTCAGGGATGTTTGAGCTTAACGATGGGGATTGTATACTCGTCGTCTTCGGAGAGGACTATTGGACGACTGTCGAGGCGATCTTCACGATAGCCTCTAGAGCTTGGGAAACAGCTTAA